Proteins encoded in a region of the Nicotiana tomentosiformis chromosome 9, ASM39032v3, whole genome shotgun sequence genome:
- the LOC104107622 gene encoding F-box/kelch-repeat protein At3g23880-like, with protein sequence MESEEDETPYLHSKRSRPTNHIAQFPSTSMQDSSFKIPILPAELITEILLRLPVKTLLKFRCVSKSWLSLISSTEFVKTHLSISANNKDYTHHRVMLSFVQPEYNLKDCSLSSLLYGSVTDALDMDYPMKHPHQSVWIVGSINGTICLAIEENALFLWNPSIRKFKKLPDSRPTLKCGYYFMYGFGYDELHDDYKVVGIFCTFGSGGSYDVEVKIYGLKSDSWRNVDDYQGGVLLNDSGKFVNGKLHWATTAGLGVYNGWEIISIDLTDEKWGKVEQPCYGEGRIDFVLGVLGDDLCVLCNYQRTWADVWVMKEYGVKESWTKMYSIRCPNDPGKYMFSPPLCMSNKGEILLVFGSIFMKYNPDDDSISYPEVTNFDACLEAEIYIESLVCPLLQNEPRTQEQ encoded by the coding sequence ATGGAATCCGAGGAAGATGAAACCCCCTATCTACACTCAAAGCGGAGCAGACCCACAAACCATATTGCTCAATTTCCATCAACTTCAATGCAAGATTCAAGCTTCAAAATCCCTATTCTCCCAGCTGAACTCATCACTGAAATCCTCTTAAGGCTTCCAGTGAAAACCCTCTTGAAATTCAGGTGTGTTTCAAAATCTTGGCTTTCTTTAATCTCTAGCACCGAATTTGTCAAGACCCATCTTAGTATATCTGCTAATAACAAGGACTATACCCATCATAGGGTTATGTTGAGTTTTGTTCAACCTGAATACAATCTTAAGGACTGTTCCCTTAGTTCTTTACTTTATGGTTCTGTTACTGACGCGTTGGACATGGATTATCCCATGAAACACCCTCATCAATCTGTTTGGATTGTGGGTTCTATCAATGGGACGATTTGTCTTGCCATTGAGGAAAATGCCTTGTTTCTATGGAATCCATCTATTAGGAAGTTCAAGAAATTGCCCGACTCTAGACCTACATTAAAGTGTGGTTATTATTTCATGTATGGTTTTGGATATGATGAGCTTCATGATGATTATAAGGTAGTGGGTATTTTCTGTACTTTCGGTTCTGGCGGTTCCTATGATGTTGAGGTCAAAATATATGGTCTAAAGAGTGATTCTTGGAGAAATGTTGATGATTATCAGGGTGGGGTATTACTGAATGATTCGGGTAAGTTTGTGAACGGAAAGCTTCATTGGGCTACTACTGCTGGTCTTGGCGTGTATAATGGCTGGGAAATCATTTCTATTGATTTGACTGATGAGAAATGGGGAAAGGTGGAGCAGCCCTGCTATGGAGAAGGAAGAATTGATTTTGTATTGGGGGTTTTGGGAGATGATCTTTGCGTGCTTTGTAATTATCAGAGAACTTGGGCAGATGTGTGGGTTATGAAGGAGTATGGCGTTAAAGAGTCTTGGACAAAAATGTATTCCATCAGATGTCCTAACGATCCTGGGAAGTATATGTTTTCTCCACCCCTTTGCATGTCAAATAAAGGTGAAATTTTGCTTGTGTTTGGATCAATTTTCATGAAATACAATCCTGATGATGACTCGATCAGCTATCCAGAGGTGACTAACTTTGATGCATGTCTTGAGGCGGAAATCTACATTGAAAGCCTAGTTTGCCCCCTTCTACAAAATGAACCAAGGACACAAGAACAATGA
- the LOC104107623 gene encoding F-box/kelch-repeat protein At3g06240-like, translating into METSEGTNLFPQELSTLPQELIIEILVRLPVKLLLKFRCVSKSWLSLLSNTEFRKTHVNFSIKNPKMADYTIVGVASVSGLGKICHVYTIQCENSFITVAKHGCPPKSLPLSAWLLGSCNGLVCLTSDSFTLMLLNPCTGNFNVFPDTMSQYKVGAGGCYVRYGFGYDASIEDYKVVKIFSFPQSEGRHENIVKVYSLKANSWSTIQGFNSGRINGMVGVFSNGALHWDVCHPHISCASSAIITLDLAAEKYGKIALPSYEDGGIHWTLGVSRGRLVACCNYETNKADIWVIKEYGVEKSWTKLVAISLPVDRRVDITPLYMAENGDEVLLKLGTELILYNSRNASFKRLADYVSGDFLQVQVATYLESLTSPHI; encoded by the coding sequence ATGGAAACATCTGAAGGAACAAACCTTTTTCCCCAAGAATTATCAACCCTCCCACAAGAACTCATCATTGAAATTCTGGTCAGATTACCTGTCAAACTCCTCTTGAAATTCAGGTGTGTTTCAAAATCATGGCTTTCTTTACTCTCAAATACTGAATTCCGCAAAACCCATGTCAATTTTTCCATAAAGAATCCCAAAATGGCTGATTATACAATTGTTGGTGTAGCCTCAGTCTCTGGTTTAGGTAAAATCTGCCATGTTTACACCATACAGTGTGAAAATTCATTTATTACTGTGGCTAAACATGGTTGTCCTCCTAAATCTTTGCCTCTCTCGGCTTGGCTTTTGGGTTCTTGCAATGGTTTAGTTTGTTTAACTAGTGACTCATTTACGCTAATGCTATTGAATCCATGTACTGGAAATTTTAATGTATTTCCTGATACAATGTCTCAGTATAAAGTTGGTGCTGGTGGTTGTTATGTTAGATATGGATTTGGTTATGATGCATCTATTGAAGATTATAAGGTTGTCAAGATCTTTAGTTTTCCTCAGAGTGAGGGCAGACATGAGAACATAGTTAAGGTTTATAGCTTAAAGGCTAATTCTTGGTCGACTATTCAGGGTTTTAATAGTGGTCGTATAAATGGAATGGTGGGTGTGTTTTCAAATGGGGCTCTTCATTGGGATGTTTGTCATCCTCATATTTCGTGTGCTTCTTCGGCGATTATTACTTTGGATTTGGCTGCAGAGAAATATGGAAAAATAGCACTGCCTAGTTATGAAGATGGAGGTATTCATTGGACATTAGGCGTTTCAAGAGGGCGTTTAGTTGCCTGTTGCAACTATGAAACAAATAAGGCAGATATTTGGGTGATAAAGGAGTATGGTGTCGAGAAATCCTGGACTAAGTTGGTTGCCATCTCGTTGCCTGTTGATCGTAGAGTTGATATCACTCCATTGTATATGGCAGAGAACGGTGATGAAGTTCTGCTGAAGCTTGGCACAGAGCTAATACTGTACAATTCAAGGAACGCATCATTCAAGCGACTTGCCGATTATGTGTCGGGTGATTTCCTTCAAGTTCAAGTGGCCACCTACTTAGAGAGCCTTACTTCACCTCATATTTAG